The following proteins are encoded in a genomic region of Streptococcus equi subsp. equi:
- a CDS encoding membrane protein: MVMLMRTLLFPVDNGMGTGLTGDGYAAEYDLWTGKVTWRQATKQTIEKQQALTSNLLIIASCLSPVTVAGMILLSRSFPIFEEDLSEKIDTYAPIILGVVLFLAFETLMLAIRGRDPLAEKEPDLKRQHDYFEKMFDFAIRRNLSSDNLKTPYIATYFAFGISLLCIPFSYYVYLNPEQFPNLDYGHLSILLVTSILISLVPNFLWNVLLKHIIYIKLIRKTKGQ; encoded by the coding sequence ATGGTAATGTTAATGAGAACGCTGTTATTCCCAGTTGATAATGGCATGGGAACGGGCTTGACCGGTGATGGTTATGCGGCTGAGTATGATCTATGGACTGGAAAGGTCACGTGGCGACAAGCCACCAAACAAACAATTGAAAAGCAACAAGCACTAACGTCTAACCTTTTGATTATTGCCTCATGCTTATCACCAGTTACTGTTGCAGGAATGATACTGTTGAGTAGAAGTTTCCCTATTTTCGAGGAAGACTTATCAGAGAAAATTGATACTTATGCTCCAATTATTCTTGGTGTTGTGTTATTTCTTGCTTTTGAGACGTTAATGCTTGCTATCAGAGGTCGTGATCCATTAGCGGAGAAGGAACCAGATTTAAAGCGGCAGCATGACTATTTTGAAAAGATGTTTGATTTTGCTATTCGTAGAAATTTGTCGTCAGATAATCTAAAAACTCCTTATATAGCTACTTATTTTGCTTTTGGTATTTCTTTACTCTGTATTCCATTTAGCTATTATGTTTATCTGAATCCGGAGCAATTCCCTAATTTGGATTATGGTCATTTATCAATCCTGCTTGTAACAAGTATTCTTATTTCCCTAGTTCCCAACTTTTTATGGAATGTTCTATTAAAGCACATTATCTATATCAAGCTTATTCGCAAAACGAAAGGACAATAA
- a CDS encoding type VII secretion effector, whose protein sequence is MVVLQNNSSTASERATALARGVQALSSAGAVSKDMKTTVTGNRSDASSAIDLSHNVSAQVVGIIASMSQHIQSVSASFQAMDLQLGKELGRLENRRRFSLNDPK, encoded by the coding sequence ATGGTAGTATTACAAAATAATAGTAGCACAGCTAGTGAGCGAGCGACAGCTTTGGCAAGAGGAGTCCAGGCCCTCTCTAGTGCTGGTGCGGTGAGCAAAGATATGAAGACGACCGTTACTGGAAATCGTAGTGATGCCAGCTCTGCCATTGATTTATCGCACAACGTTTCAGCGCAGGTAGTTGGGATCATCGCTTCTATGTCGCAACACATTCAGAGTGTCTCTGCCTCTTTTCAAGCGATGGATCTTCAGCTTGGAAAAGAGTTAGGGCGTTTAGAAAACAGGCGGAGGTTTAGTCTCAATGACCCAAAATGA
- a CDS encoding Putative EsaC protein analog (Listeria type 3): MNKPEHILPIGTIVLTETGEIPLMIVSRASLFDDNGEIGYFDYAAVPYPEGIGNDNEYLFFNHEDIADVIYFGYVNSNEQLFAEAYDDLVKTSGYRKLSLDHHQ; the protein is encoded by the coding sequence ATGAACAAACCAGAACACATTTTACCGATTGGTACTATAGTGCTGACGGAGACAGGAGAAATTCCTTTGATGATTGTGAGTCGTGCCTCTCTTTTTGATGATAATGGAGAAATCGGCTATTTTGATTATGCTGCAGTTCCTTATCCAGAAGGCATAGGAAATGATAATGAGTACCTTTTCTTCAACCATGAGGATATTGCTGATGTCATCTATTTTGGGTATGTCAATTCCAATGAACAGCTTTTTGCAGAAGCCTACGATGATTTGGTGAAAACATCAGGTTATCGTAAATTAAGCTTAGATCACCATCAATAG
- a CDS encoding membrane protein: MVMLMRTLLFPIDNGMDNNLIGDGLSAEYDLWTGKVTWRQPSDDKIRTQQKVAFVLNLIAGSLSPLAIFLFVIIVRRLGVFSGDTNSMIFKWAPLIVGFILFISFELLMLALRSRYTILEKEPDLDRQLYYYRTMYDNTIHDNSGVFNNLSVPYVGLYITLFLIFLIIPLCYHFYLHPSSFGDYLAALSVTSLLISLFPNFLWNGVLKHVIYVKLIRQTKERILKNET; the protein is encoded by the coding sequence ATGGTAATGTTAATGAGAACCTTGTTATTTCCCATAGATAATGGTATGGATAATAACTTAATTGGAGACGGCTTATCAGCTGAGTATGACCTATGGACTGGAAAAGTTACGTGGCGTCAGCCCAGTGATGATAAGATTAGAACCCAACAAAAGGTAGCATTTGTACTTAATCTTATAGCTGGTAGTTTATCTCCATTAGCTATATTTTTATTTGTTATTATTGTTAGACGCTTAGGCGTTTTTAGTGGCGATACTAATTCAATGATTTTCAAGTGGGCACCGCTAATAGTTGGATTTATCCTTTTTATATCGTTTGAATTATTGATGTTGGCGCTTAGAAGTAGATATACGATATTAGAGAAAGAGCCCGATTTAGATCGTCAACTATACTATTATCGTACAATGTATGATAATACTATACATGACAATTCAGGTGTTTTTAACAATTTATCAGTACCTTATGTAGGTCTATACATTACTTTATTTCTAATTTTTTTAATCATTCCACTTTGTTATCATTTTTACTTGCACCCATCTTCATTTGGGGATTATCTCGCTGCATTATCTGTAACAAGTTTGTTGATTTCCTTATTTCCCAATTTTTTATGGAATGGTGTCTTGAAGCACGTTATATATGTCAAACTTATTCGCCAAACAAAAGAAAGAATTTTAAAGAATGAAACCTAA
- a CDS encoding membrane protein, producing the protein MVMLMRTLLFPVDNGLDSGLTGDGYAAEYDLWTGKVTWRQLGDGKIKRQQKVAAIINLIAAAISPLVIMSIIFTAKSLKLFDVDTSTTIYRYAPLMVGLVFFFSFELLMLAIRRLYPLAKEEPSLKRQHGYFKTMYDNTIRENDGVFNNLSVPFIGLYVAFLIAFSVIPIFYSQYLQQNSFWSYLGNLVGSSILISLVPNFLWNVLVKQLIYIKLIRKTKEKS; encoded by the coding sequence ATGGTAATGTTAATGAGAACACTGTTATTTCCAGTTGATAACGGACTTGATTCAGGATTGACTGGTGATGGTTATGCAGCTGAGTATGATTTGTGGACTGGAAAGGTCACGTGGCGACAACTTGGTGATGGAAAAATAAAAAGGCAACAAAAGGTAGCAGCTATAATTAATCTCATTGCAGCTGCAATATCTCCACTTGTCATCATGTCTATCATTTTTACGGCAAAAAGTCTGAAGCTTTTTGATGTAGATACTAGTACAACAATTTATCGATATGCTCCTCTGATGGTAGGCTTGGTCTTTTTCTTCTCGTTTGAATTATTGATGCTGGCTATTAGACGTCTGTATCCATTAGCCAAAGAGGAGCCAAGTTTAAAGCGTCAACATGGGTATTTTAAGACCATGTATGACAATACTATACGTGAGAATGATGGTGTTTTTAATAATTTATCAGTACCTTTTATAGGGCTTTATGTAGCTTTCTTGATTGCCTTTTCGGTTATTCCAATTTTTTACTCTCAATATCTGCAGCAAAATTCTTTTTGGTCCTATTTAGGAAATTTAGTAGGAAGTAGCATTCTTATTTCCTTAGTCCCCAATTTTTTATGGAATGTCTTAGTGAAACAATTGATTTACATCAAGCTTATTCGCAAAACGAAAGAAAAATCTTAA
- a CDS encoding membrane protein — MSIDMYLGSSDQQASSVGKVLQQRITAYKSLQRALEQLVSSSPDLSGHTYASAKRYSEQVLIPLMRGCILLDEAIKEACAAFPNDYRRQVDSVDLKESELVDQISRSDRIIGRYVELIDLEYRQELPNYSYITNLKSGASNQRQVKRKLEEKLLKLREFDSNSRHLFSSIAALAEAVNIGIRQTKTSWNGTSQTFTLPRALDLEWTKVVEKRWTQREEKASKLKLQQAAEKLSRETGIKYEDAYRFVMDGVLSDENKNKIKSVKKLVKYTKGGLYIVSSGRYYWKHSGKHYWKNTPNKTWNIWKASKNDPNFDKGGIKGKHFSKKGARYTDLPGIKQLKKSETVQSLISKISKDNQGKLTKVGKGLKKVDKELSNISSKLKSYEHGRLNRDLKMMKENNLGKSLGKFGKVGKAASKVLKFAGKGLKVAGWVGAAINVKDSVETYKKKGYSNEQTAALTARKVAVDTATTVVGSNIGRVTGAVIGQAVIPIPGVGAAIGSVAGSILGAMAGSWIGSTINDNLDKNVKPKQSGRSLAW, encoded by the coding sequence ATGAGCATTGACATGTATCTGGGGTCATCGGACCAGCAAGCTAGTAGCGTTGGTAAGGTCTTGCAGCAGCGGATAACAGCTTATAAGTCTTTGCAAAGAGCTTTGGAGCAATTGGTGTCTTCTAGTCCTGACTTATCAGGGCATACCTATGCTTCTGCTAAAAGGTACAGCGAGCAGGTATTGATCCCTTTGATGAGGGGCTGTATCCTGCTAGATGAAGCCATCAAGGAAGCCTGTGCAGCATTTCCTAATGACTACCGTCGTCAGGTTGATAGTGTGGATTTGAAGGAGAGTGAGCTGGTGGATCAGATCAGCCGCTCAGACCGCATCATAGGTCGTTACGTTGAGTTGATTGATCTGGAGTATCGGCAGGAGCTGCCGAATTACTCTTATATTACTAATCTCAAGAGCGGAGCGAGTAACCAGCGTCAAGTCAAGAGAAAATTAGAAGAGAAGCTCCTTAAGCTGCGAGAGTTTGATAGCAATTCCCGTCACCTCTTTTCGTCTATCGCAGCCTTAGCCGAGGCAGTCAATATAGGTATCAGACAAACCAAGACCTCTTGGAATGGGACAAGTCAGACGTTCACTCTTCCCAGGGCTCTTGACTTAGAGTGGACCAAGGTAGTAGAAAAGAGGTGGACGCAAAGGGAGGAAAAAGCCTCGAAGCTGAAGCTACAGCAGGCAGCAGAAAAACTTTCGAGAGAAACCGGGATTAAGTACGAAGATGCCTATCGTTTTGTGATGGACGGTGTTCTGTCAGATGAAAATAAGAACAAAATCAAGAGTGTAAAGAAACTAGTTAAGTATACAAAGGGTGGGCTGTATATCGTTTCCTCAGGAAGGTATTATTGGAAACATTCAGGTAAACATTATTGGAAAAATACACCAAACAAAACATGGAATATTTGGAAAGCATCTAAAAACGATCCCAATTTTGACAAAGGAGGGATCAAAGGTAAACATTTTTCTAAAAAAGGAGCCCGTTACACAGACTTACCTGGTATCAAGCAATTGAAGAAGAGTGAAACAGTACAATCCCTCATTTCAAAAATTTCAAAAGATAATCAAGGGAAGCTCACCAAAGTTGGTAAAGGGTTAAAGAAAGTTGATAAAGAGCTAAGCAACATATCGTCAAAACTCAAGTCATATGAGCATGGACGCCTAAATAGAGACTTGAAAATGATGAAGGAGAATAACCTGGGTAAAAGTCTCGGTAAGTTTGGGAAAGTTGGAAAAGCTGCAAGCAAGGTGCTCAAGTTTGCAGGAAAAGGTCTCAAAGTTGCGGGTTGGGTAGGTGCTGCTATAAATGTTAAGGACTCGGTTGAAACTTACAAGAAAAAAGGCTATAGCAATGAGCAAACTGCTGCTTTAACAGCCCGTAAGGTAGCTGTTGATACTGCAACAACTGTTGTCGGAAGCAATATTGGGCGTGTAACAGGTGCAGTTATTGGTCAAGCAGTTATACCTATTCCAGGTGTAGGTGCTGCTATCGGTTCTGTTGCAGGAAGTATTTTAGGAGCTATGGCAGGTAGTTGGATTGGTAGTACAATTAATGACAATTTAGATAAGAACGTAAAACCTAAACAATCAGGAAGGAGTTTAGCATGGTAA
- the rpiA gene encoding ribose-5-phosphate isomerase A, translated as MEALKKIAGVTAAQYVTDGMTIGLGTGSTAYYFVEEIGRRIKEEGLQVVGVTTSSVTTKQAEGLGIPLTSIDDIDCIDLTVDGADEVDKAFNGIKGGGAALLMEKIVATPTKEYIWVVDESKLVDHLGAFKLPVEVVQYGADRLFRVFERAGYKPSFRMKGDKRLITDMQNFIIDLNLGCIENPCEFGRLLDQTVGVVEHGLFNGMVDKVIVAGQAGVTVLEANQST; from the coding sequence ATGGAAGCACTGAAAAAGATTGCCGGTGTGACTGCTGCGCAATATGTAACAGATGGAATGACCATTGGATTAGGAACAGGATCAACAGCTTATTACTTTGTTGAAGAAATTGGTCGTCGCATCAAGGAAGAGGGACTACAGGTTGTTGGTGTGACAACCTCAAGTGTAACAACCAAGCAAGCAGAGGGCCTAGGTATTCCCTTAACATCAATTGATGATATTGACTGCATTGACCTGACTGTTGATGGTGCTGATGAGGTGGATAAGGCCTTTAACGGTATTAAGGGTGGTGGAGCAGCTCTATTGATGGAGAAAATTGTTGCAACACCAACCAAGGAATACATCTGGGTTGTTGATGAATCAAAGCTGGTGGATCATTTAGGTGCTTTCAAGCTCCCTGTTGAGGTCGTTCAATACGGTGCTGATAGGCTATTTCGAGTCTTTGAAAGGGCTGGCTATAAGCCCTCTTTTCGCATGAAGGGGGATAAGCGTCTCATAACGGATATGCAGAACTTTATCATTGATCTTAACCTTGGCTGTATCGAAAATCCTTGTGAGTTTGGGCGTCTGCTGGATCAAACTGTTGGTGTTGTCGAGCATGGCCTTTTCAATGGTATGGTTGATAAGGTCATTGTTGCTGGTCAGGCTGGTGTAACGGTCCTTGAAGCTAATCAGTCAACCTAA